The following are encoded together in the Daucus carota subsp. sativus chromosome 5, DH1 v3.0, whole genome shotgun sequence genome:
- the LOC108223787 gene encoding 26S proteasome non-ATPase regulatory subunit 4 homolog: MVLEATMICVDNSEWMRNGDYSPSRFLAQADAVNLICGAKTQSNPENTVGVLTMAGKGVRVLVTPTSDLGKILACMHGLEIGGEMNLAAGIQIAQLALKHRQNKKQQQRIIVFVGGPVKYDKKVLEMIGRKLKKNSVALDVVNFGEEDDDKTEKLQALVSAVNNNDSSHIVHVPAGANALSDVLISTPIFTGDGEGGSGFAAAAAAAAAGGVSGFDFDVDPNVDPELALALRVSMEEERARQEEAAKKAAEEGAQTEKTGEQASTSQDVTMAGTAAPTASETENKAVNLMDDENALLQQALAMSMDDPAASAIMRDTDMSEAAADDQDLALALQLSVQGGAEDGSSHMDMSNVLADQTFMSTILSSLPGVDPNDPSVKELLASMQNASEPEHKKDEDNKPGEEK; this comes from the exons ATGGTGCTCGAG GCGACAATGATCTGCGTTGATAACTCGGAGTGGATGCGCAACGGTGATTATTCGCCTTCCAGGTTTCTAGCTCAAGCTGATGCTGTTAATCTCATTTGCGGTGCCAAAACTCAG TCTAATCCGGAGAATACTGTGGGAGTGTTGACAATGGCGGGGAAAGGGGTTCGTGTTTTGGTCACTCCTACTAGTGATCTTGGAAAGATCTTGGCGTGCATGCACG GTCTTGAAATTGGGGGTGAGATGAACTTGGCTGCGGGAATTCAGATTGCTCAGTTGGCTCTTAAGCATCGCCAGAATAAGAAGCAGCAACAGAGAATTATCGTGTTTGTTGGGGG TCCAGTTAAGTATGATAAAAAGGTTCTTGAGATGATTGGAAGAAAGCTGAAAAAGAACAGTGTTGCACTTGATGTTGTTAACTTTGGGGAGGAGGATGATGATAAAACAGAGAAGCTTCAGGCCTTAGTTTCTGCTGTAAACAATAATGATAGTAGTCACATTGTTCATGTTCCTGCTGGTGCTAATGCTCTTTCGGATGTGCTTATAAG TACTCCTATATTTACTGGTGATGGAGAGGGGGGAAGTGGGTTTGCAGCGGCGGCAGCAGCAGCTGCAGCTGGCGGTGTATCTGGCTTTGATTTTGATGTGGATCCCAATGTGGATCCTGAACTTGCTCTTGCCCTTAGAGTTTCAATGGAGGAAGAAAGGGCTAGGCAAGAAGAAGCTGCTAAGAAGGCTGCAGAAGAAGGGGCACAGACAGAGAAGACAGGAGAACAAGCATCCACTTCGCAAGATGTAACCATGGCAGGAACTGCTGCTCCTACAGCTTCTGAAACTGAGAATAAGGCGGTTAATTTAATG GATGATGAGAACGCACTGCTACAGCAGGCACTTGCAATGTCTATGGATGACCCTGCAGCTTCTGCTATTATGAGAGACACAGATATGTCAGAGGCTGCCGCTGATGATCAAGACTTGGCACTTG CTCTTCAGTTATCTGTGCAGGGGGGTGCGGAAGATGGATCAAGTCATATGGACATGAGTAATGTGTTGGCGGACCAGACGTTTATGTCAACGATTCTTTCATCA CTCCCAGGAGTTGATCCGAATGACCCGTCTGTTAAAGAGTTGCTTGCTTCCATGCAAAATGCAAGTGAG CCTGAGCATAAAAAAGATGAGGACAACAAACCAGGAGAAGAGAAGTAA
- the LOC108220666 gene encoding MLO-like protein 4 isoform X1, whose protein sequence is MEEGGKSLAETPTWAVATVITAMVVLGWLFLASLELFDKWLDRTKRKALLAALEKIRDELMLFGLLSLMMGHWIVYVAKICIKSSSVSRRFYPCALESELSDEPSQIEISVFNHTFMNHSAPRQLMKTAVHHYCPQGHESFVSHESMEQLHRFLFVLGTSHVFYSFVAIALAMIKIYSWKVWEDQAKVMALQRSEEAISSNERMRRMTTFISNHTSNSWSKHKVLVWLLCFSRQFWSSINRADYMALRLGFITTHQLPLTYDFLNYMLRSMEDEFRDIVGISIPLWIFGIACILLGFHGTNIYFWLSFLPAILILLVGSKLHHIVVKLALEITEVGPVGEFRRFNLRDELFWFGRPRFLLRIIQFISFQNAFEMASFIWSMWEIREGSCFTKNHTFLVIRLTFGVVSQIWCSFITFPLYVITTQMGSRFKKTIISNDVRNSLHKWQRRVKARQGDHPFTLINEVSTASSDTTGDTESLYTVNSGKAKGSSITRHASLEHHTSSGNQTSFYSSCRSEDDIDSDELEDLH, encoded by the exons TGGCTGGATAGAACAAAGAGAAAAGCTCTTCTGGCCGCTCTCGAAAAGATCAGAGATG AACTGATGCTTTTCGGGCTTCTATCATTGATGATGGGTCACTGGATTGTTTATGTTGCCAAGATCTGTATTAAATCATCCTCTGTGAGCAGACGATTTTACCCATGTGCACTGGAAAGTGAATTGAGTGATGAACCATCTCAAATTGAAATCTCTGTTTTTAATCATACATTCATGAATCATTCAGCTCCGCGACAGCTGATGAAAACTGCAGTACATCATTATTGCCCTCAG GGTCATGAATCATTCGTTTCACATGAAAGTATGGAGCAGCTTCATCGGTTCTTGTTTGTTCTAGGCACCAGTCATGTATTTTACAGCTTTGTTGCGATTGCCCTTGCCATGATTAAG ATCTATAGCTGGAAAGTGTGGGAAGATCAAGCCAAGGTGATGGCTCTTCAAAGATCAGAAG AAGCTATTTCAAGCAATGAAAGAATGAGAAGAATGACCACATTTATATCCAACCACACATCCAATTCTTGGAGCAAGCACAAGGTTTTGGTTTGGCTG CTTTGTTTCAGTCGCCAGTTTTGGAGTTCTATAAACCGAGCTGACTACATGGCTTTGCGATTAGGATTCATAACA ACTCATCAGTTGCCATTAACATAtgattttctcaattatatgCTCAGAAGCATGGAGGATGAGTTTCGGGATATTGTTGGCATAAG TATCCCGCTCTGGATTTTTGGCATAGCATGCATTCTTCTTGGTTTTCATG GAACAAACATCTACTTTTGGCTTTCATTCCTTCCGGCAATT TTGATTCTCCTAGTCGGTTCTAAACTGCACCACATAGTGGTCAAGTTAGCTCTTGAAATAACAGAAGTGGGTCCAGTAGGAGAATTTCGTCGTTTTAATCTTAGAGATGAATTGTTCTGGTTTGGAAGGCCCAGGTTTTTATTGAGGATAATACAGTTCATATCTTTTCAG AATGCATTTGAGATGGCATCTTTTATTTGGTCAATG TGGGAAATTAGAGAAGGCAGTTGCTTCACAAAAAACCACACATTCCTTGTTATCCGATTGACATTCGG GGTAGTCTCTCAAATTTGGTGTAGCTTCATCACTTTCCCCCTCTATGTCATCACCACCCAG ATGGGTTCAAGATTCAAGAAAACCATAATTTCCAACGATGTGAGAAATTCACTACATAAATGGCAAAGAAGGGTGAAGGCCAGGCAAGGAGATCACCCTTTTACACTCATAAATGAAGTATCAACTGCATCCTCTGATACAACTGGAGACACCGAGAGCTTATACACAGTGAACTCAGGCAAAGCAAAAGGATCCTCGATCACACGACATGCTTCTTTGGAACATCATACTTCATCAGGGAATCAGACTTCATTTTATTCAAGCTGTCGCTCTGAAGATGACATTGATAGTGATGAACTTGAAGATTTACATTAA
- the LOC108220666 gene encoding MLO-like protein 4 isoform X3: MEEGGKSLAETPTWAVATVITAMVVLGWLFLASLELFDKWLDRTKRKALLAALEKIRDELMLFGLLSLMMGHWIVYVAKICIKSSSVSRRFYPCALESELSDEPSQIEISVFNHTFMNHSAPRQLMKTAVHHYCPQGHESFVSHESMEQLHRFLFVLGTSHVFYSFVAIALAMIKIYSWKVWEDQAKVMALQRSEEAISSNERMRRMTTFISNHTSNSWSKHKVLVWLLCFSRQFWSSINRADYMALRLGFITTHQLPLTYDFLNYMLRSMEDEFRDIVGISIPLWIFGIACILLGFHGTNIYFWLSFLPAILILLVGSKLHHIVVKLALEITEVGPVGEFRRFNLRDELFWFGRPRFLLRIIQFISFQNAFEMASFIWSMSFMCI; this comes from the exons TGGCTGGATAGAACAAAGAGAAAAGCTCTTCTGGCCGCTCTCGAAAAGATCAGAGATG AACTGATGCTTTTCGGGCTTCTATCATTGATGATGGGTCACTGGATTGTTTATGTTGCCAAGATCTGTATTAAATCATCCTCTGTGAGCAGACGATTTTACCCATGTGCACTGGAAAGTGAATTGAGTGATGAACCATCTCAAATTGAAATCTCTGTTTTTAATCATACATTCATGAATCATTCAGCTCCGCGACAGCTGATGAAAACTGCAGTACATCATTATTGCCCTCAG GGTCATGAATCATTCGTTTCACATGAAAGTATGGAGCAGCTTCATCGGTTCTTGTTTGTTCTAGGCACCAGTCATGTATTTTACAGCTTTGTTGCGATTGCCCTTGCCATGATTAAG ATCTATAGCTGGAAAGTGTGGGAAGATCAAGCCAAGGTGATGGCTCTTCAAAGATCAGAAG AAGCTATTTCAAGCAATGAAAGAATGAGAAGAATGACCACATTTATATCCAACCACACATCCAATTCTTGGAGCAAGCACAAGGTTTTGGTTTGGCTG CTTTGTTTCAGTCGCCAGTTTTGGAGTTCTATAAACCGAGCTGACTACATGGCTTTGCGATTAGGATTCATAACA ACTCATCAGTTGCCATTAACATAtgattttctcaattatatgCTCAGAAGCATGGAGGATGAGTTTCGGGATATTGTTGGCATAAG TATCCCGCTCTGGATTTTTGGCATAGCATGCATTCTTCTTGGTTTTCATG GAACAAACATCTACTTTTGGCTTTCATTCCTTCCGGCAATT TTGATTCTCCTAGTCGGTTCTAAACTGCACCACATAGTGGTCAAGTTAGCTCTTGAAATAACAGAAGTGGGTCCAGTAGGAGAATTTCGTCGTTTTAATCTTAGAGATGAATTGTTCTGGTTTGGAAGGCCCAGGTTTTTATTGAGGATAATACAGTTCATATCTTTTCAG AATGCATTTGAGATGGCATCTTTTATTTGGTCAATG TCTTTCATGTGCATTTAA
- the LOC108220666 gene encoding MLO-like protein 4 isoform X2, with the protein MEEGGKSLAETPTWAVATVITAMVVLGWLFLASLELFDKWLDRTKRKALLAALEKIRDELMLFGLLSLMMGHWIVYVAKICIKSSSVSRRFYPCALESELSDEPSQIEISVFNHTFMNHSAPRQLMKTAVHHYCPQGHESFVSHESMEQLHRFLFVLGTSHVFYSFVAIALAMIKIYSWKVWEDQAKVMALQRSEEAISSNERMRRMTTFISNHTSNSWSKHKVLVWLLCFSRQFWSSINRADYMALRLGFITTHQLPLTYDFLNYMLRSMEDEFRDIVGISIPLWIFGIACILLGFHGTNIYFWLSFLPAILILLVGSKLHHIVVKLALEITEVGPVGEFRRFNLRDELFWFGRPRFLLRIIQFISFQNAFEMASFIWSMGSLSNLV; encoded by the exons TGGCTGGATAGAACAAAGAGAAAAGCTCTTCTGGCCGCTCTCGAAAAGATCAGAGATG AACTGATGCTTTTCGGGCTTCTATCATTGATGATGGGTCACTGGATTGTTTATGTTGCCAAGATCTGTATTAAATCATCCTCTGTGAGCAGACGATTTTACCCATGTGCACTGGAAAGTGAATTGAGTGATGAACCATCTCAAATTGAAATCTCTGTTTTTAATCATACATTCATGAATCATTCAGCTCCGCGACAGCTGATGAAAACTGCAGTACATCATTATTGCCCTCAG GGTCATGAATCATTCGTTTCACATGAAAGTATGGAGCAGCTTCATCGGTTCTTGTTTGTTCTAGGCACCAGTCATGTATTTTACAGCTTTGTTGCGATTGCCCTTGCCATGATTAAG ATCTATAGCTGGAAAGTGTGGGAAGATCAAGCCAAGGTGATGGCTCTTCAAAGATCAGAAG AAGCTATTTCAAGCAATGAAAGAATGAGAAGAATGACCACATTTATATCCAACCACACATCCAATTCTTGGAGCAAGCACAAGGTTTTGGTTTGGCTG CTTTGTTTCAGTCGCCAGTTTTGGAGTTCTATAAACCGAGCTGACTACATGGCTTTGCGATTAGGATTCATAACA ACTCATCAGTTGCCATTAACATAtgattttctcaattatatgCTCAGAAGCATGGAGGATGAGTTTCGGGATATTGTTGGCATAAG TATCCCGCTCTGGATTTTTGGCATAGCATGCATTCTTCTTGGTTTTCATG GAACAAACATCTACTTTTGGCTTTCATTCCTTCCGGCAATT TTGATTCTCCTAGTCGGTTCTAAACTGCACCACATAGTGGTCAAGTTAGCTCTTGAAATAACAGAAGTGGGTCCAGTAGGAGAATTTCGTCGTTTTAATCTTAGAGATGAATTGTTCTGGTTTGGAAGGCCCAGGTTTTTATTGAGGATAATACAGTTCATATCTTTTCAG AATGCATTTGAGATGGCATCTTTTATTTGGTCAATG GGTAGTCTCTCAAATTTGGTGTAG